In the genome of Cydia splendana chromosome 12, ilCydSple1.2, whole genome shotgun sequence, the window ggaataaagcttcgagcaacaccggcttccgacacatcggaagggaggggcccaagcgatatctcaccgtacaaatctttctgccatttttcgcggggggaaaggtgcacacagtcgcacttctcacacacttacatacaaaatccaatctgtaatgacgacacaaatacatagaaaataacatacgtcaaagacaaatcttgcaaacctcgatctctttttgtgtacggacgagtgacaagtgtcacaacacgcacactaacacattttcgttgaagtatgttattgtattctgagagatgagaagtcggatttgtcgctcgaccgatccgcaatttgtactgagcgagcaaaatcgataaatccaacaattacatgagactaaaatataataattgtgtttgaatgtaattaaacgtatgatatgtaaaaaaaaaatattacatgtgagaTGTAAcagtttctttttgtaaatttgatgtccccgacctctttttataacaaaaaaccgagcaaacaggcatttttgtgcagcagtgttcacgcgcgcgtctggactcggtctagtgaaaaatccaagtgcaactagttttattacccgcgctagattagattgacgcgctaatcttgtacctcggcagaggggaaatagtgcgaatgccgcctcccttccgtgttgctcgaaggaataaagtgtcaaggtaagaaataatccttaataaattttaaacaaaaaaggttatatgcaactttttggtaagactcaccatattcatgtattaacttgttgacgttcaatataacatagtaggtgatagtactgaaagaaatcttatacgGAGAATAAGCTTGTAAAGTTATTCTCCGTGTACGATTTCttgagtgcaacccgttgttttttatttcgaatacgaggaaagtaaaatgcatgacgtgtttttttaatacaagactaagtatacatttttatagtattttttgagggtactttcaattaacaatttaggcaaaagtatcgttatttatggaatggggactcaaatatcagaatggaaattgtataaaaaatccatttatacccaaattttaattgttaatattataagcaatattattttatattataagcaattcaaatttgggtataaatggattttttatacaatttccattctgatatttgagtccccattccataaataacgatacttttgcctaaattgttaattgaaagtaccctcaaaaatactataaaaatgtatacttagtctTGTCAGAAtggaaatttatttaaaatattatttaaagggATAGCTGGTCCGGATCTAGATATGATCTTTTTGAGCCATCTTTGCCATTCTCAAACGCTCTCTCCGTACACGTTCGTACTCAAGCACTCTTATATAGTTCGTTACCTCATTAAACTCCACTCGGATCCTTAACAGCCTTTCATATATCTTTATCAAATACATCACTTCATCCTcaaatgttaatttaatttgtgacACGTTATTAAACTCGTACATCGCCCTGTACCCATTGTTAAactgtatttttaaattctGTAAAACAGCAGCGGAGTATCCTATTTGGTATCTAGTCACCTTTGAGTATCTTTCCTTGAGCTTCTGAGCGTATATGAACTTATACTGAGCACCATAAATGAATTGAGCCATGAGTGCTAGAGTTCTTTCTATGGCTTTGCGATCTTTGTAATATAACTCAGTTTCTTCTTTAATTAACTTCCGATCTATGTATCCAACGGGACCCCCTTCGAACAATTCCTGTAATTTTCTTGTAATCATTTCATTTACCATAGTTTTATTTGGGTTTTGTCTATAATGACGAAATCTCTTCGTCGTCATCTGTCGGCGAGATATATTCATACTCGCAGTTTCATCCAcccattttgaattttgaaattCAGCATAAAGTGTGTTGAATCGTCTTGTagtttcgttaaacatatctTGTTTAAAGTCCGGCTTGGTGGGTATCGGCTGTTCAAGCATTTGCTCTAGCTCTAATTTATTTTCGGGGTTTTTGTAAAGTTTTTTGTAGATGTTTTCTGCGTCCTCTCTTTTTAGGACTTGACTTTTTGAAGCAGGCTCGGGTGCTTGAGGTGTGGAGTATTTTTTCTGCGTTTGAGCATAATTTCGTGTGCGCAAGGAGGTTTGAGCGTAATTTCGGGTGCGCTGGGGCGCTTGAGCGTAATTTCGGGTGCGCTGGGGCGCTTGAGCGTAACTTTGTCCCTGAAGATTGAGCATGGGGTTCTTTGGTGTTTCATCGTCGAGCGATTCGAGTAAAGGAATATTTAGCGTTCGAAATTTGAGCATTCGACGTTCATCAGTAAGGGTTTTATTGTAGATTGGGTGTGGAGTTTTCTTGTTGTAAACTGGACCGATCACGCTGCTGAATATGTCGTCTATTTCTGTATCGAATAAATCCAGATTGTCTGTGCTGTAGCCAACGGAAAAGACTGGAAGAGGATAATTTAGGATTTTTTTAAGCTGTACATTTAAGTAGATGTTATTCATGATGTATTTATACCACTTTGAGAACACatcaattttttttcatatgttttGACTATATTTTAAAGTAGTCActaatatatataaattatatatccCTGCCCTATTGTGACGTTCAGAACACAGTTTAGCCTATTGTGACGGATCACAATAGGGTAAACTGTATAGAAGATTGTTGACAAAGTGATGAAATGATGcttggtgcctttcacccgagttaaacaatCTACTTTTCGTTCTAAAACTGCTAATAGTCAACGACATTACTCATTCAGCCAATGACTATTAAATAagaattgaataaataaaaaaagctatttttagggtttcgtacctcaaaagtaaaacccccccccctttatgaaactactgggtctaaaattttgaaaaaaatacacatactGAAGGGGAGACAGTTTACTCAAAAACGGCTAAActgatcatgttcgctatagttttcatttaaTGTGTTTCTTAAGTTCtatgtttactatttttttcatatttttggacACATAGTTAgaggggggggacacattttatcAAACTTAACGTTTTAAAAGACGTATCCAATGATAGCCCTTACTGTTGAAGCGAAAAATAATTACACCCCCACTTTACGTGTACTTTACGAGGTACCTTATGTAACGTGACTATTAATATTGCACTGGCAACACTTTGCTAGCTAAATTCATAGTGAACGAATGGCTACGTCACAACTGGTCGGTCACGGTTGACAGTTGACACTTCGGAACGAGACGTCTTCGCGTAAGGTTGGTGACATTttgaatatttatgtatttgcttTGAATAGTTGGATATTTTGCATAATAAACATTTGATTCGTTACTTGTTGTTTAAAACTATCTTTTACCCTTGAAATATCGTAACATATCAGAAGTAGGGATCGTTGcgaaaaaataaacaaactttTCGTATACCACGCCATTAGCTCGAACGTTATTGaattcaaattaaataaaaaaatgagtagctataccaaaaatattagtgaAAATagaaagaatttaaatatttaaacatattaAGTATCGTTTATTTTAGAAATGATCTGTCAGTGAACTGATGCATATGGATTTCAAATTGGAATCCTACCGAcatctttaatattttttttgaaaacgttGTTTAATTGCTAAAATATAAGTGAAATATTAAAgaactaataatattatatatatttagtgtttttagtaataaaaataatacattttgaaGCAGATGAACATGGATTAAAGAGAAACGGTtgataaaagttatttttttaattacttcaaatatcgataaaatacaaaaatatagttaaaaatagaaagaataaatatacttatatacattgTGTACAATTAATCGTGAAAATAAACAGACATGGATTGGATGAATAtggatttaaaaagaaaaaagaatagAATACTTTACAATAAGGTGATTTTTGTGACTTACCCTCATTCTTAATAATTGAAATAGATGACTAATTATCTTATTCCGACATAAATTTATGTAACGTTAGACCGAGTGATCGATTCCACTGACTTTTATGTTctgttaatttaattgtttaagGCTTTCCAACTTCAAGAACTGACATAAATGTATCCGAGTTTCAGAAAATGAGTGACGAAGATACTGAAAGAAAGCGGCCTGGAGGCTCGCGACGCAGCCGTGGACGCAGTCGCCGTGATGATCGGAGTACGCGAACGCGACATACCCGCAGCCGCAGCCGCAGCCTACGCAGACCCCGCAACTCATTGACACGGCCAAGTCGCAGTCGCAGTCGTCGTGATGATCGCGCTTCGCGGACGAGGCCTAGCCGCAGTCGTCGCCGAAGTTCGAGCATCGATAGCACTGAATCACTGCGACAGCGAGAGCAGGAGCTCATACGGAAAAGAGAACAGCTCAAGATTCTTGAAAGTGAGGTACGTTGCAAACGTTCACGAATAAACGACGAGCGGGAAGTGCGTTCTTTGCCAGCATTGCGTGCCTCTCGTGGCCAAGCCCGTAGCAAAAATACGCCACGAAACCACCGTCATATTCGTGATCGTTGCCTAAGAACACCTGCTAAGGAACGCAGCCCTGACTTTGATGGAAATAAAAATGAGAAGCACAAAGCAACATCAAGTCTTCTTGATGAgtttgtaaaattattaaaatcaaaGACTGGGCATAGTGAATCGTTTTCTGGCTCGAGTTTAAATAATGTCATACCTGAGTTTGACCCTATGTCGAAAGAGCAGACAGTAAATGTCTGGCTCGATAAAGTCGAGGAATGCTCAGAAATTTATAACTGGAACGATAAACAAACGATTCACTACGCTCTGCCAAAACTTACTGGACTTGCGAAAACCTGGTATCAGGGTCTACCCTCAATTAAGCATACATGGACTGAGTGGAAAGATTTATTGAGAGAATCTTTTCCAGCCACTGAAAATTACGCTGAATTATTAACTGATATGCTTAATAGACGGGTACGCCCTGGGGAATCATTTGAAATGTATTACTTTGCCAAAATTAATCTTTTGAATAGATGTAAGATATTTGGAAAGCAAGCTGTGGACTGTTTACTTTACGCGATTGATGACAGAGGTGTGCGCGTAGGCGCCCAAGCAGCCAAATTTGACAAGCCTGAAGATGTACTTGAATTCTTTAAAACCATAAAATCGAATAATAGAAATCAATTAGATAATGCAAATAATATGAACCGCGATCGGCGTCCAGGTAACACAAATAGTTCTTTATCAAAGCCTAGTGATGTTAACGGTAGCGCAACTAAAAGTAATAGCCAGAAGGGAACTATTAAGTGCTTTAATTGTCAGGGTGTGGGACATCCTAGCTTTAAATGTCCCAAACCCCTATTAAAGTGTACTACTTGTAACTTTATTGGTCACGATTCTCTACATTGTACAAAAACCAAAGAAAATCCACCTAAGGAGAAAAGTGTTCTTAGAGTTTCAGTGTCTGAAAATACTAGCGACAAATATAAGATTCTAATAAACATAAACGGTATCCCCATTCTGTGCCAAGTAGACTTAGGTAGTGAGGCTACTCTTATTCAGAAAAATGCTGCTTTGCAATTGGGTATTACTTGGAAGGAAGTTACGGGTCCTTACTTGACAGGCCTAGGTAACGTCCCATACTTACCATTGGGTTTTACTTTTGCTGATATAGAGGTTCAGGGCATTATAGAAAGGAATGTAGAAGTATTTATAGTAGATGAccatttaatgaaatgtaacaTCTTACTTGGACATAGTTATACGGAGAGACCTACGTTGACGATTATTAAGACTCCGAAAGAATTGAAGTTTGAACGAACAGAACATGTAGATGATATTAAAGTTGAGTTAAATACGGCTTGTGATGTTTCCATCGATGTAGGTGAAATGATATCTGTTCCAGTAAAGTCTAACATTTCTTGTCATGGCAATTTTTATGTGAATGGGTCGATTAGGGGTCCCGTTGGGCAAGAATACTACCTTATGCCAGGTGAATACCAAGTTAAAGGTGTTAACTGCAATCTTTTTATTCAGAATGTTAGCTCAACACCGCTACACTTTAAAGAAAACACCCTTATTACTCGCGCCAAATTCGTAGGTAGTAGTAAGAGAGTTTTGCATATTTCAAATGACTTGCTCCCTCAGGAATCCGTAAGACCCAAATGTGGGGAACAGTTAACCGATAGCCAGAAACGCCAATGCGAAGAGTTACTAAGTGAATTTAAAGATTGTTTCTCAACTGGAATGCACGACTTAGGGTTTACTAACGTGACTGAGATGGAGATTCACCTTAAGGACACTACTCCAGTAGTATATAGACCGTATCGTCTATTAGCTAATTCCGAGCGTAAGCTAGTTCAGGACATGGTTAGTGATATGTTGGATCATGGAATAGTGCGTGACTCCGAGTCTCCTTATGCGAGCCCAATCGTATTAGTCAAAAAGAAGTCGGGTGAAAAACGCCTTTGCGTAGACTACCGCGCTCTCAACAGCCGCACCAAAAGAGATCATTATCCTTTGCCACATATTGAGGATCTATTGGATCAGCTTTCTGGCCAGTCGTTATTTACATCCCTAGATTTAGCCTCAGGCTATCATCAGATTCCTATAGCCGAGAATTCCCGCGAGAAAACAGCGTTTGTCACACCCGACGGTTTATATGAGTACAACCGGGTACCATTCGGTTTGGCAAACGCTCCTGCCGTTTTTCAGAGAGCAATTCACAAAGTCCTCAGTAAATCTAAAGTGAGCTATGTCGTAATTTATATGGACGATATTTTGATACCGTCCAAGTCCTTCGAGGAAGGGCTTGAACGTCTCAAAGAGGTGTTGGGCTTGTTGAAAGAAGCAGGGTTTACTTTAAAAATGGAAAAGTGTCACTTCTTCCAAGAGAAAATTGATTTCCTTGGATTTGAGTTAGATCAGGATGGTATAAGGCCCGGGCTCTCAAAAACTGAAGCCGTAGCCAAATTCCCAACACCAACCAATCAACACGAAATAAGGAGGTTCCTCGGGTTGGCGAGTTTCTTCAGGAAGTTCGTTAAGGGATTCGCCGTATTAGCGAGGCCTTTGACGAACCTCTTGAGGAAAGATACTCCCTGGCAGTGGAGTGACTCAGAGAACCAAGCTTTTCAAACCATAAAGGAGAAACTAGTAGATAGGCCTGTTCTAGCATTGTACGACCATACTGCAGAGACGCAATTGCATACAGATGCCAGCAAATTCGGCATTGCAGGCATACTGATGCAAAGGAAACAATCCGATGCCTGGCGGCCAGTCGCTTACTATAGCCGTCAAACTCAGCCTGATGAAATGAAACTACATTCATTTGAACTCGAGACGCTTGCTGTTGTGAATTCTCTGAGTAAATTTCGTACATACCTTATCGGTATAAAGTTCACCATAGTCAGTGATTGCAACGCCTTACGGTCGACTTTTACTAAAAGGGACCTTGTCCCACGCATATCACGCTGGTGGATACAATTCTTAGAATTCGACTGCACCATCGAATATCGTCCGGGTGAAAGAATGTCACACGTTGATGCCCTCAGCAGGGGACCTGTATCAGTGGGTCCTGAGCCAACACATACACTGGATGTTTTATCCGTTGGTACTGAAGATTGGATAACCACTGTGCAGTCCTCTGATGACGAAATCAAACGCATAAAGGATATGCTTGAAGACCCGGAGACACCTAAGATCGTTAGTATTTACAAGGATTATACACTTAAAAATGGACGGGTCTTTCGCGTACTTAAAGATGGTGGAACGAGGTGGGTAGTCCCAAAAGGAGTCCGTTGGCAACTTCTGAAAGCTAACCATGACAGCGTAGGT includes:
- the LOC134795844 gene encoding uncharacterized protein LOC134795844, giving the protein MFQIAIYILFLLFSVGYSTDNLDLFDTEIDDIFSSVIGPVYNKKTPHPIYNKTLTDERRMLKFRTLNIPLLESLDDETPKNPMLNLQGQSYAQAPQRTRNYAQAPQRTRNYAQTSLRTRNYAQTQKKYSTPQAPEPASKSQVLKREDAENIYKKLYKNPENKLELEQMLEQPIPTKPDFKQDMFNETTRRFNTLYAEFQNSKWVDETASMNISRRQMTTKRFRHYRQNPNKTMVNEMITRKLQELFEGGPVGYIDRKLIKEETELYYKDRKAIERTLALMAQFIYGAQYKFIYAQKLKERYSKVTRYQIGYSAAVLQNLKIQFNNGYRAMYEFNNVSQIKLTFEDEVMYLIKIYERLLRIRVEFNEVTNYIRVLEYERVRRERLRMAKMAQKDHI